In a genomic window of Aeromonas veronii:
- a CDS encoding IS4 family transposase, translating into MHLTQLEQWAFDQFGHANLKDPRRTERLVKLATALAQQPGDCVSQLPLSPADMEGSYRFIRNHHVNADAIADAGFATTAALARDYDLLLALEDTTALTFNHASVHDELGHTNQGSSRALLAHSVLLFAPHKSQVVGMIAQRIWTRDVSKRGESHRHATRPYKEKESRKWEEASVAFAARLGTQMANVISVCDREADIYEYLHYKQSNQQRFVVRSMQSRCIEEHDHKLYDYARQCHSAGTKVVKIPQRGGRKAREAVLDIKFTKVTLKAPANKRNEPDIPLYYVGCIEQGDASDRLEWHLLTSEAVTDDAQARKVIGYYERRWLIEDYHKVWKSAGTRVETLRMQSMDNLKRMCVILSFIAVRLLQLRFINEESSAQNQSCETVIGPTGWKLLWRKVEKTPLPTKVPDMRWAYRSLAKLGGWKDTKRTGRASIAALWEGWFRLQTLLEGYELAQSLEHQ; encoded by the coding sequence ATGCATCTCACCCAACTCGAACAATGGGCATTCGACCAGTTTGGCCATGCCAATCTCAAGGACCCCAGACGCACTGAACGTCTCGTCAAACTCGCCACCGCCCTTGCTCAACAACCCGGAGATTGCGTGTCACAACTTCCCCTCTCACCCGCCGACATGGAAGGCTCATATCGCTTTATTCGCAACCACCATGTCAATGCCGATGCCATTGCTGATGCAGGCTTTGCCACCACCGCAGCCCTAGCCAGGGACTACGACCTGTTGCTGGCACTGGAAGATACCACGGCCCTGACCTTCAACCATGCCAGCGTCCATGATGAGCTGGGGCACACCAATCAAGGCAGTAGTCGCGCTCTGCTGGCTCACTCCGTCTTGTTGTTTGCTCCGCATAAATCGCAGGTGGTCGGCATGATTGCACAGCGTATCTGGACCCGTGATGTCAGCAAGCGGGGAGAGAGCCACCGGCATGCCACCCGGCCTTACAAGGAGAAAGAGAGTCGCAAGTGGGAGGAGGCATCCGTGGCCTTTGCCGCCCGTCTCGGCACTCAGATGGCCAACGTTATCTCGGTCTGTGACCGGGAAGCGGATATCTACGAATATCTGCATTACAAGCAGAGCAACCAACAACGCTTTGTGGTGCGCTCGATGCAAAGTCGCTGTATCGAAGAGCATGACCACAAGCTCTACGACTATGCCCGGCAGTGCCACTCTGCCGGCACCAAGGTCGTCAAAATACCGCAGCGGGGCGGCAGAAAAGCCAGAGAGGCCGTGCTCGACATCAAGTTTACCAAAGTCACCCTAAAGGCTCCGGCCAACAAGCGTAACGAGCCGGATATCCCGCTCTACTACGTGGGATGCATTGAGCAGGGCGATGCCTCTGACCGGCTGGAGTGGCACCTGCTGACTAGTGAAGCCGTGACCGACGATGCACAGGCCCGCAAGGTTATCGGCTATTACGAGCGGCGCTGGCTTATCGAGGATTATCACAAGGTCTGGAAGAGTGCCGGCACTCGGGTAGAAACCTTAAGGATGCAGAGCATGGATAACCTGAAGCGGATGTGCGTCATCTTGTCGTTTATCGCGGTGCGTCTGTTGCAATTGAGGTTTATCAACGAGGAGTCATCGGCACAGAATCAAAGCTGCGAAACGGTGATAGGCCCGACGGGGTGGAAGCTGCTTTGGCGAAAGGTAGAGAAAACGCCGTTGCCAACCAAGGTGCCGGATATGAGATGGGCGTACCGGAGCCTGGCCAAGCTGGGGGGCTGGAAGGACACTAAACGAACGGGGCGGGCTTCAATAGCGGCATTATGGGAGGGCTGGTTTC